Proteins encoded by one window of Kribbella italica:
- a CDS encoding PIN domain-containing protein, translating to MADPSRRAFLDANVLRGSLQTDVLLTLAFRDEFQPRWNAEVMDEVRRNAPQGLPAGAIERRIAQMNQAFPQAMVERIDSLEQQMQADPKDKHVLAGAVHSNSTVLVTENTKDFNPPSTGPHAMQVQRLSKFLSDLTRENPARMVEAMREMVGRNQRDPNTVSALIDKMAKQQDLRGFAQTLNSVVPEQDRGTSPQLTQGRQNEQGASRSEEAGRPGVEAESGVGAQEQSGSARSTEAGSQPAIGAQPEIGRPGVGTEPEAGAQAGSARSAEAGTQPRAGAGSGVGAQEQAGSAQSAEAGARPEVATQSQDTATQPEPGATQSTAGPTQSGEGSSQSAQPPTQSGEGAAQAAAVDPQAKAASALAFDGVAGAGTKAPAGRKTSSPEKAHTPQTPKPPEREL from the coding sequence GTGGCCGATCCGTCCCGGCGCGCCTTTCTCGACGCCAACGTCCTGCGCGGTTCGCTGCAGACCGACGTCCTGCTGACGCTCGCGTTCCGCGACGAGTTCCAGCCACGGTGGAACGCCGAGGTGATGGACGAGGTCCGCCGCAACGCTCCCCAGGGGCTGCCGGCCGGCGCGATCGAACGCCGGATCGCACAGATGAACCAGGCCTTCCCACAGGCGATGGTCGAGCGCATCGACAGCCTCGAGCAGCAGATGCAGGCCGACCCGAAGGACAAGCACGTCCTCGCCGGCGCCGTGCACTCGAACTCGACGGTCCTCGTCACCGAGAACACCAAGGACTTCAACCCACCCAGCACCGGACCCCACGCCATGCAGGTCCAGCGCCTGTCCAAGTTCCTGTCCGACCTGACCCGCGAGAACCCCGCGCGGATGGTCGAGGCGATGCGAGAAATGGTCGGCCGCAACCAGCGCGACCCGAACACGGTATCCGCCCTGATCGACAAGATGGCCAAGCAGCAGGATCTGAGGGGTTTCGCCCAGACCCTGAACTCGGTGGTCCCCGAGCAGGACCGCGGGACGTCCCCGCAGCTCACGCAAGGACGACAGAACGAGCAGGGTGCGAGCCGGTCGGAGGAGGCCGGGCGGCCGGGGGTTGAGGCGGAGTCCGGGGTCGGGGCGCAGGAGCAGAGCGGCTCGGCGCGGTCGACCGAGGCCGGCTCGCAGCCGGCGATCGGCGCGCAGCCGGAGATCGGGCGACCGGGGGTTGGGACGGAGCCCGAGGCCGGAGCGCAGGCCGGCTCCGCGCGGTCGGCGGAGGCCGGCACACAGCCGAGGGCTGGGGCGGGGTCCGGGGTCGGGGCGCAAGAGCAGGCCGGCTCCGCGCAGTCGGCCGAGGCCGGCGCGCGGCCGGAGGTCGCAACACAGTCCCAGGACACAGCCACTCAACCTGAACCGGGCGCCACCCAGTCGACGGCTGGGCCGACACAGTCCGGTGAGGGCTCCTCGCAGTCGGCGCAGCCGCCGACGCAGTCCGGGGAGGGCGCTGCCCAGGCGGCGGCGGTCGATCCACAGGCCAAGGCCGCGAGCGCGCTCGCCTTCGACGGGGTCGCGGGAGCGGGGACGAAGGCTCCTGCCGGCCGAAAGACGAGTTCGCCGGAGAAGGCGCATACACCCCAAACGCCGAAACCACCTGAGCGCGAGCTGTAG
- a CDS encoding LysR family transcriptional regulator — protein MELELRHLRVVCRLSESGSVSKAAAALGISQPSLTAQLQRIEEAIGGPLFKRGPYGVEATPLGKHVLGRARSMLADMDDLVGSSRRYTNGTGPLRLGAMRTVMYGAWLSRLEEVLPGREIVTQVDSSCALLTDLLAADIVDVIMLGRCDDAHAPPCPPGVREQTMVYPEPFAVALPSTHRLADHDEIALSDLAGDIWICPPAGQEDGDLAYLRTTCESVGGFSPQFRYSNLDTPDIEQLIGAGRGISLCAPTVREIPNTVVRPIRDHPLTWRRTLRWRTDHTTQSDVDLVHQAFVDTYRATIAENATRRPWWTTHPGSHPTVLDPCG, from the coding sequence ATGGAGCTCGAGCTGAGGCATCTGCGCGTGGTCTGCCGCCTGTCCGAGAGCGGCAGTGTCTCGAAGGCCGCCGCGGCGCTGGGCATCTCCCAGCCGTCGCTGACCGCTCAGCTGCAGCGCATCGAGGAAGCCATCGGCGGCCCCCTGTTCAAACGCGGCCCGTACGGCGTGGAGGCGACCCCGCTCGGCAAGCACGTCCTCGGCCGGGCCCGCTCGATGCTGGCCGACATGGACGACCTCGTCGGCAGCAGCCGCCGCTACACGAACGGCACCGGGCCGCTGCGGCTCGGCGCGATGCGCACAGTGATGTACGGCGCGTGGCTGTCCCGGCTCGAGGAGGTGCTGCCCGGGCGGGAGATCGTCACACAGGTGGACTCGTCGTGCGCCCTGCTGACAGACCTGCTGGCGGCCGACATCGTGGACGTCATCATGCTGGGGCGCTGCGACGACGCGCACGCGCCGCCGTGCCCGCCGGGAGTCCGTGAGCAGACGATGGTCTACCCGGAGCCGTTCGCCGTCGCGCTCCCGTCGACGCACCGGCTCGCGGACCACGACGAGATCGCGCTGAGCGACCTGGCCGGCGACATCTGGATCTGCCCGCCGGCGGGCCAGGAGGACGGCGATCTCGCCTACCTGCGGACCACCTGCGAGTCCGTCGGCGGCTTCTCGCCGCAGTTCCGCTACTCCAACCTCGACACCCCCGACATCGAGCAGCTGATCGGCGCCGGCCGCGGGATCAGCCTGTGCGCGCCGACGGTCCGCGAGATCCCGAACACGGTGGTCCGGCCGATCCGGGACCACCCGCTCACCTGGCGCCGTACGCTGCGCTGGCGGACCGACCACACCACGCAGTCCGATGTCGATCTCGTGCACCAGGCGTTCGTCGACACCTATCGGGCGACCATCGCCGAGAACGCGACCCGGCGGCCATGGTGGACGACCCACCCGGGCTCGCACCCGACCGTGCTCGACCCCTGCGGATAG
- a CDS encoding M28 family peptidase, translated as MKRTALRTVAAGCVLSLAAAATAVVATRLPAADAQADPPVSPRAAALATADRLVEGRAAELKASPGDQFVRQQDISTPWGLQYVAYQRTYYDLPVIGGDFVVTTDAKGNTRGISVAQQQAIAVNRHPVVGKAAAEKAALKALDQGKAVPGDPTLVVYAGGAKPVLAWESIVQGRDHGEDSRQKVYVDARSGKVVHAIEQTASGTGTGVWNGGNLSFGTTQSGSQYTMADPGRPNLRCADYSTGTVYSGSDDVWGSTSKTDKEAGCVDVMYVAAGEWNMLKDWYGRNGLDGQGRWADALVGLGDVNAYWGHQSNPDGVVFGYNNNRQWITGTDVVAHEYGHGLDAKTPGGISGHPSQEAVADIWGTLTEHFLNNPNDPPDYEVGEEINLQGAGPIRYMYEPAKISGHPNCYSTSLPSSVHAAAGPMNHWFYLLAEGSNPGNGKPNSPTCNNGTLTGIGHKEAGKLFYNTMLAKTSGMSYPKWRVATLAAAKNLDSSCALHAKVKAAWDAVALGTQSGEATCTATGNDFTMTVSPANGSVKPGESATATINTVIGSGSAQTVQLTASGLPSGATASFSPASVQSGNSSTLTLSTSSSTPDGSYTVTITGDGTAVDRTATYRLTVGGTAPPAGVPDVDVEKVKAHLVALQQTADNNGGNRRAGSAGYTASVNYIEQKLRAAGFTVAKQRCTNCTYPSDNLIADFPGGDANQVVMLGAHLDSVSAGAGSNDNASGSAVILETALTLAAKNPTLAKHVRFGWWTDEEQGLNGSEFYVGQLPSAERSKIKAYLNFDMVASTNAGYFVNNITTTTGKVLKEFYDGLNLAPEENTEGAGRSDDASFKNAGIPTSGVAAGASARKTTAQAQKWGGTSGSAYDPCYHGSCDKYPSNISATVLDRSADAAAYGLWKLAVGETPPAGNDFSLSLDPASRSVAAGGSAQTTVRTTTTSGDAQTVQLAASGLPSGTTASFSPSSVTSGSTSALTLATSATTPAGTYQVTVKGTGAVSHEVTFSLTVTGSSSGTVTVQNPGSQYGFVGFQGFPLQIRATASSGQPVTFRATGLPPGLSISTSGVISGTPTSRGTYSATVTATDSGGATGRTTFGYQIW; from the coding sequence GTGAAACGCACAGCCCTGCGCACCGTCGCAGCCGGCTGCGTGCTGAGTCTCGCGGCCGCCGCCACAGCGGTGGTCGCGACCAGGCTCCCCGCAGCCGACGCCCAGGCCGACCCACCGGTCAGTCCGCGCGCCGCTGCCCTGGCGACCGCCGACCGGCTGGTCGAGGGTCGCGCCGCCGAGCTCAAGGCGAGCCCCGGCGACCAGTTCGTCCGCCAGCAGGACATCAGTACGCCGTGGGGTCTGCAGTACGTCGCCTACCAGCGCACGTACTACGACCTCCCGGTGATCGGCGGCGACTTCGTCGTCACGACGGATGCCAAGGGCAACACCCGGGGCATCTCCGTCGCGCAGCAGCAGGCGATCGCCGTGAACCGTCACCCGGTCGTCGGCAAGGCCGCGGCCGAGAAGGCGGCGCTGAAGGCCCTCGACCAGGGCAAGGCCGTCCCCGGTGACCCGACGCTGGTCGTGTACGCCGGTGGCGCGAAGCCGGTGCTGGCCTGGGAGTCGATCGTCCAGGGCCGTGACCACGGCGAGGACAGCCGGCAGAAGGTGTACGTCGACGCCCGCAGCGGCAAGGTCGTGCACGCGATCGAACAGACCGCGTCCGGCACCGGCACCGGCGTGTGGAACGGCGGCAACCTGTCGTTCGGGACCACGCAGAGCGGTTCGCAGTACACGATGGCCGACCCGGGCCGCCCGAACCTGCGCTGCGCCGACTACAGCACCGGCACGGTCTACTCCGGCTCCGACGACGTCTGGGGGAGCACCTCCAAGACCGACAAGGAGGCCGGCTGCGTCGACGTCATGTACGTCGCCGCCGGTGAGTGGAACATGCTGAAGGACTGGTACGGCCGCAACGGCCTCGACGGCCAGGGCCGGTGGGCCGACGCGCTGGTCGGGCTGGGCGACGTCAACGCGTACTGGGGTCACCAGAGCAACCCCGACGGCGTGGTCTTCGGCTACAACAACAACCGCCAGTGGATCACCGGCACCGACGTCGTCGCCCACGAGTACGGGCACGGCCTGGACGCCAAGACGCCGGGCGGCATCTCCGGCCACCCGTCGCAGGAAGCGGTCGCGGACATCTGGGGCACGCTGACCGAGCACTTCCTGAACAACCCGAACGACCCGCCGGACTACGAGGTCGGCGAGGAGATCAACCTGCAGGGCGCCGGGCCGATCCGGTACATGTACGAGCCGGCCAAGATCTCCGGCCACCCGAACTGCTACTCGACCAGCCTGCCGTCGTCGGTGCACGCCGCGGCCGGCCCGATGAACCACTGGTTCTACCTGCTGGCCGAAGGCAGCAACCCTGGCAACGGCAAGCCGAACAGCCCGACCTGCAACAACGGCACGCTGACCGGCATCGGGCACAAAGAAGCGGGCAAGCTGTTCTACAACACGATGCTCGCCAAGACCTCCGGCATGAGCTACCCGAAGTGGCGGGTGGCGACGCTGGCCGCGGCCAAGAACCTGGACTCCAGCTGCGCGCTGCACGCCAAGGTGAAGGCCGCGTGGGATGCCGTTGCCCTGGGCACCCAGTCCGGCGAGGCGACCTGTACGGCGACCGGCAACGACTTCACCATGACAGTCTCTCCGGCCAACGGCTCGGTGAAACCCGGCGAGTCCGCGACCGCGACGATCAACACCGTGATCGGGAGTGGCTCCGCGCAGACCGTGCAGCTGACCGCTTCCGGCCTGCCGAGCGGCGCCACCGCGTCGTTCTCGCCGGCCTCGGTCCAGTCGGGCAACTCGTCCACGCTGACCCTGAGCACGTCGTCCAGTACGCCGGACGGCAGCTACACCGTCACGATCACCGGTGACGGTACGGCGGTCGACCGGACGGCGACGTACCGGTTGACCGTCGGCGGGACCGCCCCGCCTGCCGGCGTACCGGACGTCGACGTGGAGAAGGTCAAGGCGCACCTGGTCGCGCTGCAGCAGACGGCCGACAACAACGGCGGCAACCGCCGCGCGGGCTCGGCCGGCTACACGGCCTCGGTGAACTACATCGAGCAGAAGCTGCGCGCCGCCGGGTTCACGGTCGCCAAGCAGCGGTGCACGAACTGCACCTACCCCTCGGACAACCTGATCGCCGACTTCCCCGGTGGCGACGCGAACCAGGTCGTCATGCTCGGCGCGCACCTGGACAGTGTCAGCGCCGGGGCCGGCAGCAACGACAACGCGTCCGGCTCGGCCGTCATCCTGGAGACCGCGCTGACGCTGGCGGCGAAGAACCCCACGCTGGCCAAGCATGTCCGCTTCGGCTGGTGGACCGACGAGGAGCAGGGCCTGAACGGCTCCGAGTTCTACGTCGGCCAGCTGCCGTCCGCCGAGCGGTCCAAGATCAAGGCGTACCTGAACTTCGACATGGTCGCCTCGACCAACGCCGGGTACTTCGTCAACAACATCACCACGACGACCGGCAAGGTGCTGAAGGAGTTCTACGACGGGCTGAACCTGGCGCCGGAGGAGAACACCGAGGGCGCCGGGCGCTCCGACGACGCGTCGTTCAAGAACGCCGGGATCCCGACCAGCGGCGTGGCCGCCGGGGCGAGTGCGCGCAAGACCACGGCGCAGGCGCAGAAGTGGGGCGGTACGTCGGGCTCGGCGTACGACCCGTGCTACCACGGCTCCTGCGACAAGTACCCGTCGAACATCAGCGCGACCGTGCTCGACCGCAGTGCCGACGCCGCGGCGTACGGGCTGTGGAAGCTCGCGGTGGGGGAGACCCCGCCGGCCGGCAACGACTTCTCGTTGTCGCTCGACCCGGCCTCGCGATCGGTGGCGGCGGGCGGCTCGGCACAGACCACGGTCCGTACGACGACCACGAGCGGCGACGCGCAGACCGTGCAGCTCGCGGCCAGTGGCCTGCCGTCCGGTACGACGGCCTCCTTCTCGCCGTCCTCGGTGACGTCCGGGAGCACCTCGGCCCTGACCCTGGCGACGTCGGCCACAACGCCGGCCGGGACGTACCAGGTGACGGTCAAGGGCACCGGCGCGGTCAGCCACGAGGTGACCTTCAGCCTCACGGTGACCGGTTCGTCGTCGGGCACGGTGACGGTGCAGAACCCGGGCAGCCAGTACGGGTTCGTCGGCTTCCAGGGCTTCCCGTTGCAGATCCGGGCAACGGCCAGCTCCGGGCAGCCGGTCACCTTCCGC